The Pseudoalteromonas translucida KMM 520 genome has a window encoding:
- the carB gene encoding carbamoyl-phosphate synthase large subunit, which yields MPKRTDIKSILILGAGPIVIGQACEFDYSGAQACKALREEGYRVILVNSNPATIMTDPDMADATYIEPIHWEVVEKIIEKEKPDAILPTMGGQTALNCALELDKHGVLAKHGVELIGATADAIDKAENRERFDTAMKNIGLECPRAEIAHSMDEARDIITRIGLPCIIRPSFTMGGTGGGVAYNLEEFEEICERGLDLSPTNELLIDESLIGWKEYETEVVRDKNDNCIIVCTIENFDPMGVHTGDSITVAPAQTLTDKEYQIMRNASMAVLREIGVETGGSNVQFGINPEDGRMVIIEMNPRVSRSSALASKATGFPIAKIAAKLAVGYTLDELQNDITGGKTPASFEPAIDYVVTKIPRFNFEKFAGANDRLTTQMKSVGEVMAIGRNQQESLQKALRGLEVGATGFNPIVALDDPKAKEIIIRELREPGAERIWYIADAMRHGMSVDDVYELTKVNRWFLVQIEDILKDEAKISDVGMAGLNADFLRKLKRKGFADPRIAEIAGVSEAEIRKKRHLLNILPVYKRVDTCAAEFSSDTAYMYSTYDEECEANPTTRDKIMVIGGGPNRIGQGIEFDYCCVHASLALREDGYETIMVNCNPETVSTDYDTSDRLYFEPITLEDVLEIVRVEKPVGVIVQYGGQTPLKLARELEANGVPVIGTSPDAIDRAEDRERFQQLVERLNLLQPENATVTSTEEAILKSVEIGFPLVVRPSYVLGGRAMEIVYDEQDLRRYMTEAVQASNEAPVLLDRFLDNAIEVDVDAICDGEQVIIGGIMEHIEQAGVHSGDSACSLPAHTLSQEVQDVMRKQVTDMALELGVVGLMNTQFAVKDGLVYLIEVNPRAARTVPFVSKATGVALAKVAARCMAGQSLASQGITKEVIPPYYSVKEVVLPFAKFQGVDPIRGPEMRSTGEVMGVGDTFAEAFAKAQLGASNTLPRGGRALLSVRDSDKPRIVELARIMTDLGFEIDATGGTAAALENADIAVRRVNKVFEGRPHILDRIKSGEYSYIVNTTEGRQAIEDSKVLRRGALQHKTNYTTTLNAAFANCTANQADDRGKVTSVQELHLRLN from the coding sequence ATGCCAAAACGTACCGACATAAAAAGCATTCTTATCTTAGGCGCAGGCCCAATTGTTATTGGTCAGGCTTGTGAATTTGACTACTCTGGTGCACAAGCGTGTAAAGCACTAAGAGAAGAAGGCTATCGAGTTATATTAGTTAACTCAAACCCAGCAACAATTATGACCGACCCTGATATGGCCGATGCGACGTACATCGAACCAATTCACTGGGAAGTTGTAGAAAAAATTATCGAAAAAGAAAAGCCAGATGCAATCCTACCGACTATGGGTGGGCAAACAGCATTAAACTGTGCGCTTGAATTAGACAAGCACGGTGTATTGGCTAAGCACGGCGTTGAGCTAATTGGCGCAACAGCAGATGCAATCGACAAAGCAGAAAACCGCGAACGTTTCGATACAGCAATGAAAAACATTGGTTTAGAATGCCCACGTGCTGAAATTGCTCATTCAATGGATGAAGCAAGAGACATCATTACACGCATTGGCTTACCGTGTATTATCAGGCCTTCTTTTACTATGGGCGGCACCGGTGGTGGTGTAGCGTATAACCTAGAAGAGTTTGAAGAAATTTGTGAGCGCGGCTTAGACTTATCGCCAACGAACGAATTGCTCATTGATGAATCACTGATTGGTTGGAAAGAATACGAAACAGAAGTTGTACGTGATAAAAACGACAACTGTATTATTGTTTGTACCATTGAAAACTTTGACCCTATGGGTGTGCACACGGGTGATTCGATCACAGTTGCACCAGCGCAAACATTAACCGACAAAGAATACCAAATTATGCGTAACGCCTCTATGGCGGTATTACGTGAAATTGGTGTTGAAACCGGTGGCTCTAACGTACAGTTTGGTATTAATCCTGAAGATGGCCGTATGGTTATCATTGAGATGAACCCACGCGTATCACGCTCATCAGCATTAGCGTCAAAAGCAACGGGTTTCCCAATTGCTAAAATTGCAGCAAAATTAGCAGTAGGCTACACACTTGACGAGCTACAAAATGATATTACTGGCGGTAAAACACCAGCGTCGTTTGAGCCGGCAATTGACTATGTAGTTACAAAAATACCTCGCTTTAACTTTGAAAAATTTGCTGGTGCGAACGACCGTTTAACCACGCAAATGAAATCAGTAGGCGAAGTAATGGCGATTGGTCGTAACCAACAAGAGTCATTACAAAAAGCATTACGTGGCCTTGAAGTGGGCGCAACTGGGTTTAACCCAATTGTGGCGCTTGACGACCCTAAAGCAAAAGAAATTATCATTCGTGAACTACGCGAGCCAGGTGCAGAGCGTATTTGGTATATTGCCGATGCAATGCGCCATGGTATGAGCGTTGATGATGTTTACGAGCTGACAAAAGTTAACCGCTGGTTCTTAGTACAAATAGAAGACATTTTAAAAGACGAAGCAAAAATTAGCGACGTAGGCATGGCAGGTTTAAATGCCGACTTCCTACGTAAGTTAAAGCGTAAAGGCTTTGCTGACCCACGTATTGCAGAAATTGCTGGCGTATCAGAAGCTGAAATTCGTAAAAAGCGTCATTTGCTAAACATATTACCTGTATATAAGCGTGTTGATACCTGTGCTGCAGAGTTTAGCTCAGACACAGCCTACATGTACTCAACTTACGATGAAGAGTGTGAAGCTAACCCAACAACCCGTGACAAAATCATGGTGATTGGTGGCGGCCCTAACCGTATTGGTCAAGGCATTGAGTTTGATTACTGTTGTGTACACGCTTCGCTTGCACTGCGTGAAGACGGTTATGAAACCATTATGGTTAACTGTAACCCTGAAACGGTATCTACCGATTACGACACCTCAGATCGTTTATACTTTGAACCAATTACCCTTGAAGACGTGCTAGAAATTGTACGTGTTGAAAAGCCAGTGGGTGTCATTGTGCAGTACGGTGGTCAAACACCGCTTAAATTAGCGCGTGAACTTGAAGCGAATGGCGTGCCAGTGATTGGTACATCGCCAGATGCAATCGACCGTGCAGAAGACCGCGAACGTTTTCAACAATTAGTTGAGCGTTTAAATCTACTGCAACCAGAAAACGCTACGGTAACGTCAACTGAAGAAGCAATTTTAAAATCAGTTGAAATTGGCTTTCCATTAGTAGTACGTCCATCGTATGTACTTGGTGGTCGCGCTATGGAAATTGTATACGACGAGCAAGACTTACGTCGCTACATGACCGAAGCAGTACAAGCCTCAAACGAAGCACCAGTATTACTAGACCGCTTTTTAGATAACGCGATTGAAGTTGACGTTGACGCAATTTGCGACGGCGAGCAAGTAATTATTGGCGGCATCATGGAGCACATAGAGCAAGCGGGTGTTCACTCAGGTGACTCAGCGTGTTCATTACCTGCTCATACGCTATCGCAAGAAGTACAAGATGTAATGCGCAAGCAAGTTACTGATATGGCACTTGAGCTTGGTGTGGTTGGTTTAATGAATACTCAGTTTGCTGTTAAAGATGGCTTAGTGTATTTAATTGAAGTTAACCCACGTGCTGCACGTACTGTACCGTTTGTATCAAAAGCAACCGGTGTTGCGCTTGCAAAAGTAGCTGCACGTTGTATGGCGGGTCAGTCTTTGGCAAGCCAAGGTATAACTAAAGAAGTTATTCCTCCATATTACAGCGTAAAAGAAGTTGTTTTACCATTTGCTAAGTTTCAAGGTGTGGATCCAATCCGTGGCCCTGAGATGCGTTCAACCGGTGAAGTGATGGGTGTTGGTGATACTTTCGCCGAAGCGTTCGCAAAAGCACAATTAGGTGCAAGCAATACTTTACCACGCGGTGGTCGCGCGCTATTATCCGTGCGTGATAGCGATAAGCCACGTATTGTTGAACTAGCCAGAATCATGACAGACCTTGGTTTTGAAATAGACGCAACAGGTGGCACAGCTGCTGCACTTGAAAATGCTGACATTGCGGTTCGCCGTGTAAATAAAGTATTTGAAGGGCGCCCGCACATTCTTGATAGAATCAAAAGTGGCGAGTATAGCTATATTGTTAATACCACAGAAGGTCGCCAAGCGATTGAAGATTCGAAGGTGTTACGTCGTGGTGCTTTACAGCACAAAACCAACTATACTACGACCTTAAATGCGGCGTTTGCAAACTGTACAGCAAACCAAGCAGATGACCGTGGGAAGGTGACGTCAGTTCAAGAACTACACCTGCGATTGAACTAA
- the greA gene encoding transcription elongation factor GreA, with protein MQTIPMTVRGADLLRKELTELKTVTRPKIVSDIAVAREHGDLKENAEYHAAREQQGFCEGRIQEIEAKLSNVQIIDVTKMPNTGKVIFGTTVTIVNVETDVEVKYQIVGDDEASIKNNRISVNSPIARGLIGKQADDAVNIETPKGTVEYEIIEVEYI; from the coding sequence ATGCAAACAATTCCGATGACAGTTCGTGGTGCAGATTTACTGCGCAAAGAACTTACCGAATTAAAAACAGTTACCCGTCCTAAAATCGTCAGCGATATTGCAGTTGCACGAGAACATGGTGACTTAAAAGAAAATGCTGAGTATCACGCTGCGCGTGAGCAACAGGGTTTTTGTGAAGGCCGAATTCAAGAAATTGAAGCTAAGCTTTCAAATGTACAAATAATTGATGTAACTAAAATGCCTAATACCGGCAAAGTTATTTTTGGTACAACAGTTACTATTGTCAACGTTGAAACTGATGTTGAAGTTAAATACCAGATTGTTGGTGATGACGAAGCGAGTATTAAAAATAATCGTATTTCGGTTAATTCACCGATCGCACGAGGTTTAATTGGTAAGCAAGCAGATGATGCTGTGAACATTGAAACCCCTAAAGGCACCGTTGAATACGAGATCATCGAGGTTGAGTATATTTAA
- a CDS encoding magnesium transporter: protein MTVMSKNYVENNPHFSQAEIGAARKVFLAHSYNKQVHLLTIMDVEEAVAILQHCSITYVQDLISRLEKDGYDKLARHYAHQLGFIHSEVETAQSYLNTSALGHVQQRIGWIVVLALLGIVSGLIITQYEDTLSQLVLLAVYMPVIAAAGGNTGSQAATLVIRALATGELKKRQWFAVLLKESQIAVCLALAVAGVMVIRILFFSDVKSAGGFDLNIIAMAIAVALFIQVTISTTLGGLLPILARALKLDPAVLVSPVLASIVDISGMWIYFTVVNYFLEIG, encoded by the coding sequence ATGACGGTAATGAGCAAAAACTATGTAGAAAACAACCCACATTTTTCTCAAGCAGAAATAGGGGCGGCTAGAAAAGTGTTTTTAGCGCACAGCTATAATAAACAAGTGCACTTATTAACAATAATGGATGTTGAAGAAGCGGTTGCTATTTTACAACACTGTTCAATTACTTATGTACAAGACTTAATAAGTCGTTTAGAAAAAGACGGATACGACAAACTCGCTCGACATTATGCGCATCAGTTGGGTTTTATTCATTCAGAAGTTGAAACAGCGCAAAGTTATTTAAATACCTCGGCACTGGGGCATGTACAACAGCGTATTGGCTGGATCGTCGTGTTAGCGTTATTAGGTATAGTATCTGGGTTAATTATTACTCAATACGAAGACACATTAAGCCAGTTAGTATTGTTGGCAGTGTACATGCCGGTTATTGCGGCTGCGGGCGGTAACACAGGTTCACAAGCGGCAACTTTGGTAATACGGGCGTTAGCGACAGGCGAGCTGAAAAAAAGGCAATGGTTTGCTGTGCTTCTTAAAGAAAGCCAAATTGCAGTGTGTCTTGCGTTAGCGGTGGCGGGCGTAATGGTTATTCGAATTTTATTTTTTAGCGATGTTAAATCTGCAGGTGGGTTCGATTTAAATATAATTGCGATGGCCATTGCAGTGGCATTGTTTATTCAGGTAACTATTTCTACTACGTTAGGGGGGTTATTACCTATTTTAGCGCGGGCACTTAAGTTAGATCCCGCGGTATTAGTGAGCCCTGTATTGGCATCAATTGTTGATATATCAGGGATGTGGATTTACTTTACCGTAGTTAACTATTTTTTAGAAATAGGTTAA
- a CDS encoding S66 family peptidase — MANILYPAPLKVGSKIAVCSLSEGIAAKYHARLESVINGLKQRGYEVIEGAFLRRSEATAELATKAHAEQLMGFLVDDSIDAIMPPFGGELAMEILPQLDFNAIKQAKPKWLVGFSDVSTVACALTAKCQWATLHCANLMQLHPNEKSPYCLQIFETLSYAANSEFTQAPSTHYQKAAPDYAQHPEALFNYTEATQWQCLNYFDQRTIEMSGRLFGGCLDTVGLLLDSPFLDLHEFKKHSAPEGLILYLENSELTPTTVARFLLALKLAGIFDDINGIIIGRSEITQGKNPDFDYRHALNVALGGCIFPVIIDADIGHIAPNLNLINGATCTLIADINEGRVIKASLNTSLS, encoded by the coding sequence ATGGCTAATATACTTTATCCGGCACCTTTAAAAGTAGGCTCTAAAATTGCGGTGTGTTCGCTTTCAGAAGGGATCGCGGCTAAATATCATGCTCGTTTAGAGAGTGTAATAAATGGTTTAAAACAGCGTGGCTATGAAGTAATTGAGGGGGCGTTTTTACGGCGCAGCGAAGCAACAGCAGAATTAGCTACCAAAGCCCATGCAGAGCAGTTAATGGGCTTTTTAGTTGACGATAGTATTGATGCAATTATGCCTCCCTTTGGTGGCGAGCTTGCGATGGAAATACTGCCGCAACTTGATTTTAATGCCATTAAACAGGCTAAACCCAAATGGCTTGTGGGATTTTCTGATGTGAGCACGGTGGCCTGTGCACTCACTGCTAAATGCCAATGGGCAACACTGCATTGTGCCAATTTAATGCAATTGCACCCAAATGAAAAAAGCCCATATTGCTTACAAATATTTGAAACCCTAAGTTATGCAGCAAATAGTGAGTTTACCCAGGCACCATCTACACATTATCAAAAAGCAGCCCCCGATTATGCACAGCATCCAGAAGCCTTATTTAATTATACCGAGGCGACTCAATGGCAATGCTTAAATTACTTTGATCAGCGTACTATCGAAATGTCGGGGCGTTTATTTGGTGGCTGCCTAGATACCGTGGGTTTATTACTTGATTCACCATTTTTAGATCTGCATGAATTTAAAAAACACAGCGCGCCCGAAGGGCTAATTTTATACTTAGAAAACTCAGAATTAACCCCCACTACCGTAGCGCGATTTTTACTGGCGTTAAAACTAGCTGGTATATTTGACGACATTAACGGCATAATTATCGGCCGCAGTGAAATTACCCAAGGTAAAAACCCTGATTTTGACTATCGCCACGCATTAAATGTAGCGCTTGGAGGCTGCATTTTTCCGGTTATTATAGATGCCGATATAGGCCATATTGCACCTAACTTAAATTTAATTAATGGTGCTACTTGCACATTAATTGCCGATATAAACGAAGGCAGAGTAATAAAAGCGTCATTAAATACGTCGCTCTCTTAA
- the ribB gene encoding 3,4-dihydroxy-2-butanone-4-phosphate synthase produces the protein MIQSLLTQFGEPLTRVENAITALQQGQGVLVVDDENRENEGDFVFSAEHLTTAQMAEMIREGSGIVCLCMGEERIKQLDLPQMVTHNTSQNNTAYTITIEAKEGVTTGVSAADRVTTIKAATADNAKPADLSRPGHVFGLKAKTGGVLVRRGHTEASVDLMQLAGLKPFGVICELTNPDGSMARLPEVSGYANKHNMPVVSIEDLVQYIQIAQQKVS, from the coding sequence ATGATTCAGTCTCTACTTACTCAATTTGGCGAGCCGTTAACGCGCGTCGAAAATGCCATTACCGCACTACAGCAAGGCCAAGGTGTATTGGTTGTTGATGACGAAAACCGTGAAAACGAAGGTGACTTTGTATTTTCAGCCGAGCATTTAACCACCGCACAAATGGCTGAGATGATCCGCGAAGGCAGCGGCATTGTGTGTTTATGCATGGGGGAGGAGCGCATAAAGCAGCTCGACCTACCGCAAATGGTTACTCATAACACCAGTCAAAATAACACCGCTTACACCATAACCATTGAGGCCAAAGAGGGCGTAACTACCGGCGTTTCTGCAGCCGATAGAGTTACAACTATTAAAGCCGCCACAGCCGACAATGCTAAACCTGCGGATTTATCACGCCCAGGGCATGTATTTGGCTTAAAAGCTAAAACGGGTGGAGTACTGGTACGCCGTGGCCATACCGAAGCATCTGTTGATTTAATGCAACTTGCCGGTTTAAAGCCGTTTGGTGTTATTTGCGAGCTAACTAACCCCGATGGCTCAATGGCGCGTTTACCTGAGGTGAGCGGTTATGCAAATAAGCATAATATGCCAGTGGTATCGATTGAAGATTTAGTGCAGTACATTCAAATTGCACAACAAAAAGTAAGTTAA
- a CDS encoding nitroreductase family protein, whose amino-acid sequence MTHPIISDLEKRHTAKHYDAAKRISDHDINVIYEAMRLSPSSINSQPWKFIVIESDQAKQRFHDSFANMFQFNQKHAKTASHIVLFAHKTNYTRDDYARVIDTDIKNGRTQSENREHAFGAFAFVDMNTDEQGNNATWTKAQTYIALGNTMHAAARLGIDSTPMEGVDAQLLGEIFAKELDGYVCDVALALGYHDSAEDYNAKLPKSRLDAEQVIQVL is encoded by the coding sequence ATGACTCACCCTATTATTAGCGATTTAGAAAAACGCCACACGGCCAAACATTATGATGCAGCTAAACGTATTAGCGATCACGACATTAACGTAATTTATGAAGCTATGCGTTTATCGCCTTCATCAATTAACTCACAACCGTGGAAGTTTATTGTTATTGAGTCTGATCAGGCTAAACAACGTTTTCATGACAGCTTTGCTAATATGTTTCAGTTTAATCAAAAACACGCTAAAACAGCATCGCATATTGTGCTTTTTGCTCACAAAACTAACTATACCCGTGATGATTACGCACGCGTTATAGACACAGATATTAAAAATGGGCGCACGCAAAGCGAAAACCGTGAACACGCTTTTGGCGCATTTGCGTTTGTAGATATGAATACCGATGAGCAAGGCAATAATGCAACTTGGACTAAAGCGCAAACTTACATTGCACTTGGTAATACCATGCACGCAGCTGCTCGTTTAGGCATTGACTCAACCCCAATGGAAGGCGTAGATGCGCAGTTACTTGGCGAAATTTTTGCTAAAGAATTAGATGGTTACGTATGTGATGTTGCATTAGCACTGGGCTATCACGATAGCGCTGAGGACTATAATGCTAAATTACCTAAATCGCGTTTAGACGCTGAGCAAGTAATTCAGGTTTTATAA
- a CDS encoding LysR family transcriptional regulator, producing MQIDDLKLILKVAEFRSITLAAAKCDMRTATASAAIKRVELALGSELFIRTTRHLRLSAAGERYIPQCEQAIAVLEQAKQNLKGEHDEIEGELRVALSSDFGRNLVIPWIDELMDNYPKLSLRTHISDSNVDFYRDSVDIALRYGSPSDTNMYGFKICNVPRLLCATKEYLIAHGSPNHPDELNRHQGMFYQLQDIINNNWEFTDGQSKFKVKMQGRRASNDGDLVRRWCVAGKGLAVKSALDIADDLLADRVVTLMPNYQHVSGELWLICPSRQSITPAVRLLRDVCREKCRTILKQLIAKGIIDKSVLD from the coding sequence ATGCAGATAGACGATCTTAAGCTTATTTTAAAAGTTGCAGAGTTTAGAAGTATTACTTTAGCAGCAGCAAAATGCGATATGCGCACTGCAACCGCGAGTGCCGCCATTAAGCGTGTAGAGTTAGCCCTTGGCAGTGAGCTGTTTATAAGAACAACACGCCACTTACGCCTTTCGGCAGCGGGTGAGCGCTACATTCCTCAGTGCGAGCAAGCAATTGCGGTGCTAGAGCAAGCAAAACAAAACCTCAAAGGCGAACACGATGAAATTGAGGGAGAGTTGCGCGTTGCACTTTCATCAGATTTTGGGCGTAATTTAGTGATCCCCTGGATTGATGAGCTCATGGATAATTACCCAAAACTCAGTTTAAGAACACATATAAGCGACAGTAACGTCGATTTTTATCGTGATTCGGTCGATATAGCGCTGCGTTATGGATCTCCTAGCGATACTAATATGTATGGTTTTAAAATTTGTAACGTTCCACGGCTCCTTTGCGCCACTAAAGAATACTTAATAGCACATGGCAGCCCCAATCACCCAGACGAATTGAATCGTCATCAAGGTATGTTTTATCAACTACAAGACATTATAAATAACAACTGGGAATTTACCGACGGGCAAAGTAAGTTTAAAGTTAAAATGCAAGGTAGGCGTGCCTCTAACGATGGCGATTTAGTTAGGCGCTGGTGCGTTGCAGGTAAAGGGCTGGCGGTTAAGTCAGCGCTCGATATAGCAGACGATTTACTGGCCGATAGGGTGGTTACGCTGATGCCAAACTATCAACATGTTAGCGGTGAGTTATGGCTTATTTGCCCAAGCAGGCAATCGATTACTCCAGCAGTGCGTTTACTGCGCGATGTGTGCCGCGAAAAATGCCGCACAATTTTAAAACAGTTAATTGCCAAAGGTATTATAGATAAAAGTGTATTGGACTAG
- a CDS encoding LysE family translocator: MDYLVATVFFAVSASVTPGPNNIMLMTSGVNFGVRKSLPLLTGICIGFALMILLIGLGFGQLFALFPNLHLIIKCLGTLYLLYLAWLIAKSGSVNSTNSQTKPLTFIKGALFQWVNGKAWVVATGAIAAFTTVGAGYYGQSFTLALTFLLVAFPCAGVWLFFGTLLKQVLKSERYRRYFNYTMSALLVLSVAPVVKEITLQVFSQGV, encoded by the coding sequence ATGGATTATTTAGTTGCAACCGTATTTTTTGCTGTGTCAGCTTCGGTCACTCCTGGGCCAAATAACATCATGCTTATGACCTCAGGGGTAAACTTTGGCGTGCGAAAAAGCCTACCTTTACTTACGGGGATCTGTATTGGTTTTGCCTTAATGATACTACTCATTGGCTTAGGCTTTGGGCAATTATTTGCGTTATTCCCTAATTTGCATTTAATTATTAAGTGCTTAGGAACACTGTACTTGCTGTATTTAGCATGGCTTATTGCTAAATCTGGCAGTGTTAACTCAACAAATAGCCAAACCAAACCGCTTACTTTTATAAAAGGAGCATTATTTCAGTGGGTAAATGGTAAAGCATGGGTTGTAGCCACCGGCGCTATTGCGGCGTTTACAACCGTTGGCGCAGGTTATTACGGGCAAAGTTTTACATTAGCACTGACGTTTTTGTTGGTTGCTTTTCCGTGTGCGGGAGTGTGGTTATTTTTTGGTACATTATTAAAGCAAGTATTAAAGTCTGAACGTTATAGACGCTACTTTAATTATACTATGTCGGCGTTACTGGTTTTATCGGTAGCACCTGTGGTGAAAGAAATTACGCTGCAGGTATTCTCCCAAGGCGTTTAA